A region of the Myxococcus stipitatus DSM 14675 genome:
CGTCTTCCGGGCCAGCGCGGTCTTCTTCACCTCCCACGCCTCCCGCGCCGCCTTCTCTTCCTTCTCCGCCTCGGCCAGGCCCGCGCGCTCTTCCTTCACCTCCGCGTCGCACTCGGCCACCTGCTCCTCGAACTCCTTCGGGTCCAGCTCCTCGCTGCCCTCCACCTTCGCCTTGCGGGCCGATGCGAGCTTGGCCATCTCGAACTTCGCGAAGGCGCAGTCGCGCGCCAGCTCCGACACGTCTCGCAGCCCCACCGACAGGCGCTGCTTCGCGCGCAGGTACTCCACGCGCGCCTCGGACTCCTCGATGGCCAGCTTCGCCACCTCGCGCGAGACCTCGTCGGTGGCGCGGTCCACCTCGTCCTCCGCCGCGTCCTGGCGGGAGCGGGCGCGGCGGATGTTGTCGCGGGCGCGGTCAATCTCGTTGTTGGCCTCGTCCACCTTGTCGACGGCGAGCGCCAGCTCGTTCTCCGCCTCGAGCAGCTCGATGCGGACCTCGAAGGGGAGCTTCTTCACCAGCGAGCCGGGCACCTTCATGCCGTAGCTGGAGCCGCACCCGGCGGCGAGGAGGGAAAGCGTGAGCAGGACGATGTGCTTCATGGAACGGTCGCCTCGAAGCTGCCGAAGATGGTGCGGCCGGAATAGATGTCGATGCCGTTGACGAACGTGACGTGGAAGTCGCCCGACACGCGCTGGCCCTGCGCGGTGGGCAGCTGGTCCACCACGAGCGAGCCCCGCTCCAGCTGCGGGAACGCCCGCGCGGGCTCGTCCAGCACGGCGCGGCCGATGGCGCCTCGCTGCGCGCCACCTCCCACGTCCTCGGCCAGGTTGATGTCGAGCCCGCCGGTGTAGCCCTCGGGAATCATGTCCCCCACCCGCGCGCTGACCTTCAGCACGGTGTTCACCCCCGAGCCCTGCGGCGTGACGAAGTTGATGGACAGCTCCCCCTCGGCCAGCACCGCCTCCGCGCGGCGGTAGCGCAGGTCCAAAAGCGGCGACACGCTGCCCTCCAGCGTGCCGCCCTCCTCGCCGCACGCGCAGAGGCCCGCCGCCAGCGCCGTGAGCGCCAACGTCCTCAGTCCTCGCGCGCGGGGGGGATGAAAGCGCGGGCTCACTTGCACGCCTTCCATCCCGCGGTGTCCACGTCGGGGCCGTTGAGCGTGCCCACGTCCTTGAGGACGGACAGCTCGCGGCGGGCCCCTTCCACGTCGCCGAAGCGGCAGCGCAGCGCGGCCAGGTTGAGCCGGGCCTTGTCGTAGGTGGGGTCGGAGTCCATGGCCTTCGCGTACGCGGCGCGAGCCCCCATGGCATCCCCCATGTTGAGCAGCGCCCAGCCCAGCGCGGAGTGCGCGGACGCCTTGGTGTCCTGCAGCTCCGTCACGCGGCCGAACGTCAGCTGCGCCACGCCGAACTGACGCGCGTCCAGGTAGGCCATGCCCAGTGCTTCCAGGGACTCGACGCTGAGGGTGCGCTCGGCCTTCTTGCGCAGCTCCTCCAGCGCCGCGGGCTGCATCGGCGCACCCGGCTGAGGCACGGGCAGCGCGGCCTGCTCGGCCCGAGCGCGGCAGCCCACCACCGCGGCGTTGAACACCTCCAGCGACTCCGCGCGGGACAGACACGCCTTGAACGCCTCTTCCGAGCGCGCCTTCAGCGGCCCCACCTGCTCCTTGACCGCCGCCTGGAACTGCTGCGACTCGGCCGAGGACAGGCCCGCGGGGACAGGCGTGGACTCGACGACGTCCGCGATGTGGCCGTACGCCAGCGCCAGCTTCCACAGCGAGGCCACCGCCCACTCGGGATAACCCAGCGACGCGGCCTGCGTGTAGATGCCCTCCAGGCTCTGCAGCGCGGCGACCTTCTCCTCCACCTTGTCCGCCGGCAGGTCCTTGTAGCCACGGTAGAGAATCTCGCCCAGGAACCACAGGCCCTTGGCGGCCTCCTCCGTCTGCCCGTTGGGGCCCTGCACCGCGGTGGTGAGCGTGGCCACCAGCGCGTCCGCGTTGGCCGTGGGCGCCGTGGTCGCCTGCACCTCGGCGAGCACCGCCGCCGCCCCCGCGCTGCGCGGGTCCAGCTTCAGCGCGGACTCCGCCGCCAGCTTCGCGCGCGAGAAGTCCTTCGCCTTCAGCCGCGCCTCGGCGAGCAGCACCAGCACCTCCGACTTGCGAGCGCCGGAGACCTCCGCCGCCGTCTCCAGGTTGCGCGCGGCCTCCTTGTACTCACCCAGCGCCATGCGCAGCCGCGCACCCGCGAGCCACCCATCCACGCCGGCGATGTCCGCGCCCAGCTTCTGGCCCACCTGCTCGAACCAGGTGGCCGCCTCGCCGAACGCCGCCGCCTCCGCCGCGTGCCGGCCCAGCGTCAGGAGCACGTCGGACAGGTACTGGCTCTTGGGGTAGTCCTGCACCAGCTTGCCGCCCAGGTCGCGCTCGGCCTGCAGGTCCCGCTTCTCGCGCGCCGCCGTGAATGCGCCATACAGCGCCTTCTCGCCGATGTCGGAGTTCTTGTTCTCGTCCGCCACCTTCACGAGGCCCTGGATGACGTCGCCCGTCTCCTGGGCGCTCTGGAGCGCCAGCTCGTCCAGCGCCTCCGCGCGGCTCTGCGTGAGAATCTTCTGCACCTCCGCGCGGAAGCTCGCGGGCAGGGGCGAGCCGAGGAGCTTCTTGCCCGTCTCGTCCATGCCCTTGAAGTCGTTGACCTGCCGCAAGCTGTCCAGCGCCAGGTTGCCGGCGACGGTGGCTTCCTTGTGCTGCGGATGCGTGAGCGCGAAGGCGGTGAACAGCTCCGACGCCTTCGGGTAGTCGCCGTCCTCGTAGAAGGCGCGGGCGATGTTGAACTTCACCTCCAGGGCGTTGGGGCTCTGGGGGTAGCGGGACACGTAGTCGGCGCCCAAGAGCTTCATGGCCTGGCGCGCGTCGGCGACCTCGTAGGCGTTGCGCTTGAGGGCCTCCTCCGGCTTGAGCGTGGAGAAGTGCGCGAGCAGCGCCGCGTAGACGGCCTCCTCCTCGCCCTTGGCGTCCTTGGCCTTGGCCTCGTAGCGGGCCAGCTCCTCGAACTGACGCGCGGCCTCCGGGAAGGACTTGGCGGAGAAGAGCGCCTCCGCGCGGTTCTTCATCATGGGCCGCACGTACTGGTCGGGGCGGAAGAGGCTCAGGTACGCCTGATAGGCCTCGGCGGTGCTCAGGTAGAGCTCCTTCTCCTCCTTCTTCTGCGCGGCCAGGTGGAGCTGGGTGGCCAGGTCGCGCCCCATCTCCTCCAGCTCCACGAGCTGCTTCTTGCGGTCCGTGTCCGCCAGCTCCGGGTCCGTCTTGCTCTGCACCGCCGCGCGCACCAGCACGCGAAGGTCCTCCGGCTCCGGCAGCACCTTGCCCTTGGCCGCCTTGAGGGCGTCATAGAGCTTCTGGCCGCGCTCCAGGTCCTGCTCCGGGTCGTGCTGGATCTCCATCAGCTTGCGCAGCGCGGGGATGGCCCACTCGTACTGCTGCTTGATGAAGTAGCGGTTGCCCAGCTTGTCCAGCGCCAGCGCATACGTGGCGCGGCTGTCGCTGAGCTTCTCGAAGTAGTTGAGCGCGCCCTTGGCCGGACGGGCCTCCGTGTAGCTGTAGACCAGGTCCAGCAGCGCCTCGCGCTTGACGTTGAGCGCCTTCTTCACGTCCACGCCCGGCAGGGGCGCGCTCGCGGCGGCGGCCTCGAAGAACGCCACGGCGTCCGCGTGCTTGGCCTGGTTCACGCGAATCCAGCCCATCTTGTAGCGGGCCAGGTCGTGCACGGGGGAGGGCGGGGCCTCGAGAATCGCCTGGTAGTGCTTCTCTGCCTCGACGAGGTCCGCCTTGTCGAAGAAGTGGTCGCCGAGAATCTGCTCCGCCTCCAGCCGCAGCGGGCTGGTGGTGAACTTGCGCGTCAGGTCGCCGAGCGTCTTGAGCATCTCGTCGAACTGGCCCAGTTCGCGCTGCTCGTGCGCCAGGTAGAACGTCACCTGGTCGCCGTCCTTGAAGTCCGGGTACTCACGCAGCAGGCGGTAGTACATCTGCACCGCCTTCTGCTTGAGCAGCCGCGTCTCGGGCGAGACGATGGCGCCCGTGGCTCCCTCGGGCCGGGACTCGGCTTGGTGGTAGTACACGTAGCGGCTCTTCTCGACGTAGAGCTCGGCCAGGCGGAACTGCAGGTCCGGCAGGTACGGCGCGTTGCGGCTCTTGGAGATGAGCTTCTCCGTCTCGCCGATGGCGCGGTCGACCTTGAAGATGTCGCGCTTGAGCTTGGTGATGAGCTCCTCGCGCTCCTTGGCCTTGGAGACGATGGGGTTCAGGCCGGGGCCGGAGCGGCTGGTTCCCGGTGCGGCGGCCGCCAGCAGGGCGGCGGCAATCAGGCCGGTCATGGTGCCGGTCATGGGGTCTCCTCGATGCAGCGGCTCTCGATGCTGACCCGGTACGACTTGAGCTCGTCGTTCCAGTATTCGCCGTTGAAGCGGAAGGCGACGCTGTCGGGCGTCAGGAGTTGTTCATCCTCGGGCGCCACGATTTTCGCGCCCTTCTTCACGCGCTCGTACAGCTTCAGTCCCACTTCGTATTCCATCAGCCGCACCTGCTCCGCGGCGCGCAGCAGCGTGTCCGCCTCGTGCCGCACGGCGTCCGCCAGGCGCGCGTCGTAGACCCGCACGGCCTCCGCGCGCGACAGGTCATACAGCTTGGTGAGGTGCGTGAAGAGCCGGTCGCCGAAGCTGCCGGCGTAGCGGCCCAGGCGCTCCCCCTCCAAGTCCAACGTCTCCACGAAGCGCGAGGCGCGCATCGTTCCACCGTGCGAGTTCGCCGCGCGGCGCAGGCGCAGGTCTTGCGTCAGGTCATCGCGGTTGCGCACCGCCTCCAGCGAGTCGGCGAAGCGGCGCGTGAGCTCCTTCGCGGCGCGCTTGGCGGGCAGGTAGTGACACAA
Encoded here:
- a CDS encoding tetratricopeptide repeat protein, whose product is MTGTMTGLIAAALLAAAAPGTSRSGPGLNPIVSKAKEREELITKLKRDIFKVDRAIGETEKLISKSRNAPYLPDLQFRLAELYVEKSRYVYYHQAESRPEGATGAIVSPETRLLKQKAVQMYYRLLREYPDFKDGDQVTFYLAHEQRELGQFDEMLKTLGDLTRKFTTSPLRLEAEQILGDHFFDKADLVEAEKHYQAILEAPPSPVHDLARYKMGWIRVNQAKHADAVAFFEAAAASAPLPGVDVKKALNVKREALLDLVYSYTEARPAKGALNYFEKLSDSRATYALALDKLGNRYFIKQQYEWAIPALRKLMEIQHDPEQDLERGQKLYDALKAAKGKVLPEPEDLRVLVRAAVQSKTDPELADTDRKKQLVELEEMGRDLATQLHLAAQKKEEKELYLSTAEAYQAYLSLFRPDQYVRPMMKNRAEALFSAKSFPEAARQFEELARYEAKAKDAKGEEEAVYAALLAHFSTLKPEEALKRNAYEVADARQAMKLLGADYVSRYPQSPNALEVKFNIARAFYEDGDYPKASELFTAFALTHPQHKEATVAGNLALDSLRQVNDFKGMDETGKKLLGSPLPASFRAEVQKILTQSRAEALDELALQSAQETGDVIQGLVKVADENKNSDIGEKALYGAFTAAREKRDLQAERDLGGKLVQDYPKSQYLSDVLLTLGRHAAEAAAFGEAATWFEQVGQKLGADIAGVDGWLAGARLRMALGEYKEAARNLETAAEVSGARKSEVLVLLAEARLKAKDFSRAKLAAESALKLDPRSAGAAAVLAEVQATTAPTANADALVATLTTAVQGPNGQTEEAAKGLWFLGEILYRGYKDLPADKVEEKVAALQSLEGIYTQAASLGYPEWAVASLWKLALAYGHIADVVESTPVPAGLSSAESQQFQAAVKEQVGPLKARSEEAFKACLSRAESLEVFNAAVVGCRARAEQAALPVPQPGAPMQPAALEELRKKAERTLSVESLEALGMAYLDARQFGVAQLTFGRVTELQDTKASAHSALGWALLNMGDAMGARAAYAKAMDSDPTYDKARLNLAALRCRFGDVEGARRELSVLKDVGTLNGPDVDTAGWKACK